GGTGGGTCAGAATCAGGCGTTTCCATGGGAACACAGCAGCTTTGGGCCGCTCCTGGAACAGCAGGACCAGAGCACAGTGAGTACTCTACTGGTTCTGGTTCTTAGAGGGTTATGGTTACAGCCtgagtataaatatatattaatcagatgtctgtgtgtgtgtgtgtgtgtgtgtgtgtgtctgtctgtgtgtgtgtgtgtgtgtgtgtgtgtgtgtgtgtgtctgtgtgtgtgtgtctgagtgtgagtgtgtgtgtgtgtgtgtgtgtttgtgtgtgtgtgtgtgtgtgtgtgtgtgtgtgtgtgtgtgtgtgtgtctgtctgtgtgtgtgtgtgtgtgtgtgtttgtgtgtgtgtgtgtgtctgtgtgtgtgtgtgtctgagtgtgagtgtgtgtgtgtgtctgtgtgtgtgtgtctgagtgtgagtgtgtgtgtgtgtgtgtgtgtgtgtgtgtgtgtgtctgtctgtctgtgtttgtgtgtgtgtgtgtctgtgtgtgtgtgtgtgtgtgtgtgtgtgtgtgtgtctgtctgtgtgtgtgtgtgtgtgtgtgtgtgtgtgtgtgtgtgtgtgtgtgtgtctgtctgtctgtgtgtgtgtgtgtgtgtgtctgtgtgagtgtgtgagtgtgtgtatgtgtgtgtgtgtgtgtgtgtgtgtgtgtgtgtgtgtgtgtgtgtgtgtgtgtgtgtgtgtctgtgtgtgtgtgtctgtgtgtgtgtgtgtgtttgtgtctgtgtctgtgtgtgtgtgtgtgtctgtctgtgtgtgtgtgtgtgtggtgtgtgtgtgtgtgtgtgtgtgtgtgtgtgtgtgtgtgtgtgtctgtgtgtgtgtgtgtgtgtttgtgtctgtgtctgtgtgtgtgtgtctgtctgtctgtgtgtgtgtgtgtgtgtgtgtgtgtgtgtgtgtgtgtgtgtgtgtgtgtgtgtgtgtgtgtgtctgaaatgtaaaatgtgtccAGTTCTAGATGATATATTAGAACCAGTGTAAATGTCTAACCGGGAGAATACTATGAAGTCCACTGTGACTCTATATGAGTTTTAATAATCCCTCATGGTCCCCCTCCTGTACAGGAATATATAAAGACCAGTCAGACAGCTCGACCAGAGCAGGCTCCAGAGGGGACGGCTCTGTTCCCTTTAGGAGAAGTGCATTTGGCCAGGCTACTTTTTCCTTTAAGCCcctgacccaccaaccagacggctgacTGTCAGGAGGAAAGTCAGTCGGCCTGATCAGTCTCCacaaggtccaaaaagtgcctcagaaaacaccgaagagacgcagacgtgagcgtacgttctgcacgtgcgcgagaTGTAatgcaaaaaatgaaaaccggaaatgacaacgcgtcacgtgggtctggctgctccccgACCATAACGGCGCCTCGTTGAGAATACGacctcatattggactaaaatagttcactgaaacgtgtttctgaaaacatttgaagagagaaataggccgtgcagttgctgaatctgtcttcatttcagatcaacaaatgtcagtttagaagattttcctcagattttgagaggcgtccgTCACTCTTGATTATCAGCAACATTACTCTAATACCAGGGGCCCAAATTACCACTCGCCAGGGGCCAAAGGCAGGTACATTTACTGCTGGGTGAATACATCTAAGagggctatctgccacatggacGGTAAATGTTCCTACCAAAATAGTTCAAgattttcagtcagttttcagtcagtctTTTGTCAGATTTTAGTCAAGTTTTGGTcagttttccattttttttggggggggggggggcgctcgaagggggtctcgcccagGGCGccattcaatgtagaaccgccactggtCACACACATTGGCCATTGAGTcagactgcccgccctccgattcAGCAAGTGAAATTGGCCCAAATGAAGGACAACggcactgaacaaactgaacagactcgagtcaccgatcTCGCcggactgtcagacggccgttTATCGGCCCGGTGGGTCAGCGCCTTTAGGAGAAGTGCATTTGGCCAGACTATTTATTCCTTTAGAAAAACCACTACCTGCAACTCCTCgtttttaacagttttacaGTTTAGTAATGACTACAGCTGAATCAAAGCTGTTGTCGTCAGCTgggatcatatatatatatatatataatgttttattgtGATGTTTTACTCTGACTTGTTATATGTATTTAACTTAACTTATAGGGACCATCAACCTGTCAGCGACTAAGGATGGAAATTAGTCTTTGGCTAGAATTCATCCTTATATTTACCTTCTTcaaaatgttcattaatatacACTGTCCcttaactctgtgtgtgtgtgtgtgtgtgtgtgtgtgtgtgtgtgtgtgtgtgtgtgtgtgtttgtttgtgtgtgtgtgtgtgtgtgtgtgtgtctgcagcctTCTCCCATCGCCGGACAGACatcatcttcctcttcatcGTCTTCTTCCTCCTCGTCTTCATCAGAGTCCTCTGAGAGCCAGAGTTCAGAGGTCAGagggcacacagacacaagcccCGCCCCTTCCTGTATATTAGCCCCGTCCCTTTCCTGTGTGTTAGCCCGCCCCTTCCTGTGTCCACCTCGTGACTAAAAATAATGTGGACCTAAAATGTGTCCGGTAGTGAacgaggagagacagagaatgtTTACATCACACATCTGATGTTTGTCCAACACCCCAGACTGACTCTGATTGGTTCATTTCTCAGACTCAACAGCTGAGAGTTGCAGATGGAATCTCCCCCGGCAACAGCAGCCTGTGGGCCAATCAACTGCTTTCACTTGGAGACGGAGACGCAGAGGACGCCGTGGACGCCGTGGACGCCGGAGACACCGTGGACGCCGTGGATGCTGGAGATGCCGTGGATGCAGGGGACGCCGTGGACGCAGGGGACGCCGTGGACGCCTTGGATGACGGGGATGCTGGAGACGACGCAAACGCCGTGGATGCTGGGGACGTGTCACTTCCTGTGGGCGGGGCCTTTGTGGAACAGGTAGATTGGCTGCTGGTTAACCtaagtttttttgttgctttttttcggacattttgtctcttttaaagtgctcatattatgctgacagtagctaggtgtccttacctagctactgtcactAGCCAGtcagcagagtatgagggcgtgccctgacagtacctaggtaaggactactagccagtcagcagagtatgagggcgtgccctgacagtacctaggtaaggactactagccagtcagcagagtatgagggcgtgccctgacagtacctaggtaaggactactagccagtcagaagcagagtgtgATTATATaagtataatatgagcactttaagacattTGTGgcgtttgtttcttgttttgtatttatcTCTAACttgtccccccccctccctcagaAGGCCTTCTCCCCCCTCCCGTCTCTACGGCATCGCGGCGAAGCTGCCTCAGTAGTGGGCGTGTCCAGAGCGGATGTGGGCGGAGTCAGAGCAGATGTGGGCGCTGAGTTTCCTCGCCTGTCTGACAACAGCAAAGAATTGCTGTTGATGTTCGACTCGGAGCACCACGGTTACTATGGAGACGAGGTGGGGCTACAGCTGCAGCTGTGACGAGGCCCCGCCCCCTTCTCCTGTCGACCAATCACTAACCAATCATTATAACCTGACTTATATCTAATGTACTCCGTGTGTTTCAGAAAGCCTGTTGTAACATCTGGCacatttatattataatatacttATTAATATACTggcccttcaaaataaaataaagaatttaaaatgtatacGTTTTTATGTCCtggtgacatcacttcctgggGGCGGGGCCTTTGTGGAACAGGTAGATCGGCCGCTGGTTAcctggaaacaaaaaaaaaaaaacatctatttCAAGGAAAAAGTCTATGATTTATGAGCCATTgaaaggcttttattgtgaaatatgtCTACAGGAAGTGAGTTTGATTGACAGGTTACTTCCTTTAAGACACCAGAGTGACCCAAAAACCCAAACTAACTAACTGCTGGAGGCAGCGGTGGAGCAGAGACTCCCATCAGGTTCTGGAGGTTAAACGTCTGTTTTTATCAAATAGTCTACGCAGAATTTCTGAAAATGTGCTTATTTAAAGTGCTGGAGGCATTTTGTGATaactttttgtatttgtttgtacatttgacctcaaaacagaatacaaagtaagtaaatgtagcctgatAATATCAACAATaatagcaataataataataataataataatagtaattatAATAATTGAGTAATTAATCatagttaaaaacaaatattttataGCTTAGCTGTTTCTTCACATTACTTCTCAAATATGAATATGGCATCGAATTGTCCATGTAGGAAAACTTACAAAAGCACATTTAATTCATGTTTGTACCTTGTTTAgtcaaaaacataaaattagATTTCAGCCTGGCGGTGGCAGCCATTTTGAATTTCTCAattttgggacattttgggacatttttgaAGATTTGGATTCAGCACCCCTTAATAACCCTAGAAATGTTGTACAATATAAATAATCACAAAATGCCTTCAGAGTTCTGATTTTCTGTAAATTGACCCTGTCTAAAAGGAGTCTGGTGTGTTTGAGATtacagcttcagttccccgtcctAAAGATCTGTCTCACACCAAGAtcttataaataatataaataataacataaataaTGAATATAGTGAACACTTAAAGGGACAGAGATATTATAAATATAGTGAACATTTAAAGGGACAGAGATGTGTTCAGGAGcatgtgtagctgctgctcccATCCACAGCAGAACACATCGCGCTCTTTAAACACACCAGACTCCTttcagaaaaacacattttacctcGCTGCTTCCCTGGCTTagtggtagtgtgtgtgtgtgtgtgtgtgtgtgtgtgtacctgtgtgtgtgtgtgtgtgtgtgtgtgtgtatatatacctgTGTGTGAAGAGTCTGCATGAAGAGAAACCAACAATGTCCATCAGGTATGATGTAAACTGTTCCAGCCTCAGTCTCACTGCCCAGAAGTTACGATATGTCCacccctacaaaataaaagcacaccaCACAACAGTTTTACAcagagtgtgtatatatatatatatatatatatatatatatatatatatatatgcaagaAACATCTCATGGATGCACTGGGACGCATCCTCAGTGATGTATCCTGGGATCATTGGGTGTTTCGGGTCTCGCAACATCATATACCTTCGCCCAGGCGACCCAGCCGGGGTTGATCAAGCCCCGACTTGCGTCCCAGTAGCAGTCCAGAATCAGCCCTCTTAATCCAAAGCCACCTTGTGGCCTTCTCTGTGGCTTTGCTTGCGGATTGAATGGCCCTCTTCTTGGCCGCCCCTTAGGgttaacctaaccctaacccttacccaaccctaaccccaaccctaaccccTGAGCAGATCAAACTAAGTCAAGCtgttctttttcagttttcCTGGATTTCTTCATTCTACGTTTGTTTAATAGCCCCCAGGGGACAGACATATtcataatattatttataatattcagtattttattttgatattttatccACTTCATACAGGTGATGTTGgtgtaaacatttaattttaaatggaagagaaatatctttttaaactcaaaacatGCTCTTAAACGTCCATATATCGCCATGGAGACGagcatatatatttatataaatgattTAAAACTAATATTGTGTAATTCATGGTTCAAACTATTCACAGaacatattacattattataaatataaaactTAATCAGATCAGTTCCTGTCTTTACATCAACTGTGATAGTATGAGTTGTTTTACTGTCTCTACCTGGACACTGAGGACATCATGTCAtctctgctctctgattggctgctcagAGTGTAAGAGATCAGCTGCTGCTGGAGTTTCTGTCAGTCGTCGTCAGACTGTTgttcaggtctacagagagactcagacaggttcaggtctacagagagactcagacaggttcaggtctacagagagactcagacaggttcagatgaagatgatgaagatgatggtgGTCCTCGTCCTCTCTGGTCTCCTCTGTGTCTCGGCTGACGGTAAATTTCAGTCAGATATAATCTCATGTTTCAGTCATATATAATCTCATGTTTCAGTCAGATATAATCTCATGTATCAGTCAGATATAATCTCATGTTTCAGTCAGATATAAATTCATGTTTCAGTCAGATTTTGTGTGTTGACATTGGATTTGAGTTTCTGATTGTTTAGTTGCTATCACCAGATGACTAGTTTTGGGTTAGGGGCTGTCTAGATGATATCTTGTTTTGGGTTAGGGGTTATCTAGATAATATCTTGTTTTGGGTTAGCGGTTATCTAGATGATATCTTGTTTTGGGTTAGGGGGTGTCTAGATGATATCTTGTTTTGGGTTAGCGGTTATCTAGATGATATCTTGTTTTGGGTTAGGGGGTGTCTAGATGATATATTGTTTTGGGTTAGGGGCTGTCTAGATAATATCTTGTTTTGGGTTAGGGGCTGTCTAGATAATATCTTGTTTTGGGTTAGGGGGTGTCTAGATGATATCTTGTTTTGGGTTAGGGGGTGTCTAGATGATATATTGTTTTGGGTTAGGGGTTATCTAGATAATATCTTGTTTTGGGTTAGGGGCTGTCTAGATGATATCTTGTTTTGGGTTAGCGGTTATCTAGATGATATCTTGTTTTGGGTTAGGGGCTGTCTAGATAATATCTTGTTTTGGGTTAGGGGGTGTCTAGATGATATCTTGTTTTGGGTTAGGGGCTGTCTAGATGATATCTTGTTTTGGGTTAGCGGTTATCTAGATGATATCTTGTTTTGGGTTAGGGGGTGTCTAGTTAGGGGTATCTAGATATCTTGTTTTGGGTTAGGGGGTGTCTAGATGATATATTGTTTTGGGTTAGGGGGTGTCTAGATGATATCTTGTTTTGGGTTAGGGGGTGTCTAGATAATATCTTGTTTTGG
The sequence above is drawn from the Sander lucioperca isolate FBNREF2018 chromosome 17, SLUC_FBN_1.2, whole genome shotgun sequence genome and encodes:
- the LOC116059955 gene encoding uncharacterized protein LOC116059955, coding for MWIFLMLLCLVGQNQAFPWEHSSFGPLLEQQDQSTPSPIAGQTSSSSSSSSSSSSSSESSESQSSETQQLRVADGISPGNSSLWANQLLSLGDGDAEDAVDAVDAGDTVDAVDAGDAVDAGDAVDAGDAVDALDDGDAGDDANAVDAGDVSLPVGGAFVEQKAFSPLPSLRHRGEAASVVGVSRADVGGVRADVGAEFPRLSDNSKELLLMFDSEHHGYYGDEVGLQLQL